The genomic stretch GCGGTATCATGTTTATATAAATAAGTCAATTCCCCAACGATGGTATCCGCAATAAAAGAATAAAAATTTTGTCGATTAATAGTAGAAACAATGTTTTCAAGAGCTTTTTTTAATCTTTTTGGGTTGGGATAAAGTTGATATAATTCTAGTAATAATTCTCGAAGATCATACATTTCAATGACGTTAATGTCATTTTCCCAATATTGTTTACAAGCGGCAAAAATCAATTTTTTGATTCTAGGTGATTCCTCGTGATACTCGATATTTTCAACAATTCGATCGACTAAATCTGATTCAAACTCATTTCCTTGATTTTGTTCTTGAGGTAAAGAATGTTCATCACTATCATATAAAGGTGACATTCTTTGAAAAACATATTTAGCAATTTTTACATATACTTCTTTACGATTTAACGTATTAACAGCTTGATAAAGTAAGGCTTTAAGATCATCTGCTGTGGGATTATTGTCATAAAGATTTTTAAGCAAAGATTCAAAAGAATAATTGTCAATAATAGAAAAATCTGATTCCCAATATCTTTGACTCACATAAAAAATTAATTTTTTAGCTCTTTTGGCTTCCTGTGAATGACTTAAATCATGGGCAATACTAGCGATTATATCTGACGATATGATCATAGAACTTCGTCGGGGCTAATTTATATTTAACATTCTGAAATTATAACCAATACCCCTCATCCTAGCATAGTGAATAATTAATAATTAATAATTAAGACTCTGTTACTTCTCGTCGTGATAAATTATTCCTTGAAAAAGGTTTTAGGTATTAGGTGTTAGGTGTTAGGTGAAATGCAAACTCTCAATCTATAACAAATTCAATTGTTAATTCTTCTAATCTTTATAGTGCAAACGTTATAACGTTTATTTTATCTGAATTTATCATCACTACTGTAGAAGATACATAATTAATAGTAAATAATGGGTAATTGCTAATCTTAAATTTTAAATTATTTAGAGTAATATTAATTTATTTTGATGGAGATAATAAATATGGGCATTCAAGTAGGACAAAAAGCACCAGATTTTACCGCTACTAGCGTAATAAATCAAGACTTCAGAACTCTTAAATTATCAGATTATTTAAGTCAGTATGTCATTTTATTTTTTTATCCTCTGGATTTTACTTTTGTTTGTCCCACAGAAATTATTGCCTTTAGCGATCGTCATGATGAATTTAAGGCTTTAAACACGGAAATTTTAGGGGTTTCTGTGGATAGTGAATTTGCTCATTTAGCTTGGATTCAAACAGAGAGAAAACAAGGCGGTATTGGTGACATTAATTATCCTTTGATTTCGGATTTAAAAAAAGAAATTAGTACTGCTTATAATGTGTTAGAACCTAATGCTGGAGTTGCTTTAAGAGGTTTATTTATCATCGATCGAAACGGCATTATTCAACACATTACTGTTAATAATCTTTCTTTTGGTCGTAGTGTCGACGAAACTTTAAGGGTATTAAAAGCCATTCAATATGTGCAATCCCATGATAATGAAGTTTGTCCTGTCGGTTGGCAAGAAGGGGATAAAACCATGAATCCTGATCCTGTAAAATCAAAAGTGTATTTCTCCACTGTTGAAAAAGAAACCAGAAATGAAGCTACCTAGATCAAATTAACCATAAAAAAATTAAGTTGATCAAAAAGTATTAAATGTAATAAATAATTGAAGTAAATCAATTCTTATTACTTTTCTCTGTTTTCTATTCTCTTTTCCCTCTCTTTACCTAACACCTAATCTTTATCAAAAGACTGTGAAGTAAACCCTAATTATCAATAGTTTTTAGCCATTTTGCTTCTTCAATTACCGATCGTAAAGAAATTAGATTATTATGATTAAACCAATGATTAAAGGCTTCTTTTAAATTACCTTTTCTTAAGGCTTGGACTCCATCACTAACAGAAACGGCAATGTGTTGCATCACACTAGAATCTCGGTAACAATCCATCATACAAGCTGTACAATTATCCCTAATACGTTGTGAACCATCAAATTCAGTTATATGACACATCGGTTCAGCCCAATTATGACAGCGATAAAGGTTTAAAAACCAGTCTAAGTAAAAAAATTTCCACCCTCCCAAACAACCAAAATTCTCTGTTTCTCCTTTTAGATGTCGTTGCATATCTTCAATAGAAGCTGTTGGATTAACTACATGAAACTCTTTTTTTAAGGCTTTAATAGCTTCAAATCTTTGGTCTAATTCTTCTTTGGTATAATCGACTAAATTCGATTCTGCATAACCTAAATAAGACGAGGCAAGAGTGGTTAAAGGATAAGAAAAAGTTACACTGTCAAAACCCAGAGATTCTAAAAAAGGCGGTAGTTGTTTATAGTCGTCAATTAACCGTGACATGGTGACAGAAGCTGTTGTACTGATATTATACTTCTTAAAGTGTTGATTAGCTAATTTAATTCGATCGCAAACTCCCCTTAAACCTCTATTTTGTTCATGTTTTGTTACTTCTGAAGCATCGATCGAAATAATAACACTAACTAACCCTGTTTTTGCCAATTCATCTATCCTATCTTTAGTCAAAAGTGACGCATTAGTGACTAGCATAGGTGCCATCCCAATACTAGAAGCATGAGTAATTATTTCCATTAGGTGAGGATGTAGCATCGGTTCACCTCCTACATAGATAATAAAATAAACTCCATTTTCATAAAGAATTTCGGCCGCTTGTTTTGCTTCTTCTAAACTAACATAACGGCGTTGTTCGATCGGCATTTTATCTACGGCAAAGTTGCAAAATCCACAAGTAGCATTACAAGCACTTGTAATAGCAAACTGACACATACTAGGCCCACCATCAATAATACTTTCTTTTGCTAACTGCCAAATACTTTTCTTTTTTTTGGGGGAGATACTTTCTTTATTCATTTATATTATTTTGTTCTGAGTTATTATTAACCTGAGTGACTTATAAAATTATCGGAGAAGATAAGGTGTTAGGTATTAGAAATTAGCTCAAAGAATTGATGAAAAAAATCTGGCGTTGATTTTATCAAGATTAAATCCATTAATCAAAAGCAGTCAAAAATTAACCTAAAACTTAACTTCTAAAGTCCAAAACCTACTAACATCAAAGATTATTATCTCGAACTGAGGTTATTATTAAATGATAATCACTCGATCGCAATAAATAACAAAATTACCTCTTTTTTCTTTAAAAAATATCATATTCAAACTCGAATATCCACAAATTTTATTTACTTATCAAAATAATATGACACAAGTTACCGATAAAATAGATTTAAAATCTCTATATGAAATTGATGATCATTTATGGTTAGAAAAAACCGTAGATTTACTAAAAGAAAAGCGTTTTAATGATTTAGATTTAGAGAATTTAATTGAGGAATTAGAAAGTTTGAGTAAAAGAGATAAAGCTAGAGTCGCTAGTTTATTAGAACAAATTATTCGACACTTATTAATGCTACAGTATTGGAGTAAAGAATATGATAGAAATAGCAATCACTGGAAAGTTGAAATAATCAGTTTTCGTAACCAATTAGACAATAACTTAACTAATAATTTAATTATTTATTTAGAAAAAGAATTAGATAAAATTTACAGTAAAGTCTTACGATATGTAAAACAAAAAACTGAAAATATAGTTGATTTTCCAGATACTTGTCCTTATAGTTTAGAACAAATTTTAGATGATGATTACTTTTAGATAAATTCTGGTTAAATTAGGTAGCAAAAGCAATTACTTTTATAGCAATCCTAGGTTCGTTGTGAAATATTGGTGAGGGTAGAAGTCAGGCAATAGACACAAGGCCAGAGGCAATAGTTAGGATCATTGATTATAAACAGTCTTAATTTAATTAGGATCTGCTGTTGAGAGTCAGAAGGCTATAAAAATTAAAAGTTTAGGCACATTACATTAACAAAAATGTTTAGTTTATTTACTTTTGACCAAAAATGGACTTAATTTTATGTCATCAAACGGCCGATTTTGACGCACTAGGTGCAGCAGTTGGTTTAACAAAGCTACATCAAGGAGCAAAAATTGTTTTAACTGGTGGTGCTCATCCTTCCGTGAGAAGGTTTTTAGCTTTACATCGAGATGAATTTGATTTAATTGAATTTCGTAGTGTTAATCCTCAAAAAATCAGACGTTTATTTATTGTGGATACTAACCAGTTCGATCGACTAGGAAAAGTAGTAGAATGGTTACACTTAGAACATTTAGAATCAATTACTATCTACGATCATCATGAGGAAAATCATCCTAGTAAAAATGAGCATATTAAGGCCACTACCATAAAGCATATAAAAAAAGTGGCCAGTTGTGCCAGTTTAATTTGTGAATTTTTGCAACAAAACGGAATCACTCTGACTAATATCGAAGCCACCGTTATGGCTTTGGGTATTCATGTTGACACCGGCTCACTTACTTTTGAGCAAACCACCCCTAGGGATGCTGCCGCTTTAGCATGGTTAATGAGTCAAGGGGTTAATATGCGTACTTTAGGAGAATATGTCGAGCCTAGTTTATCTCCCCAGTTACAAGAATTATTGCCCAAAGTATTAAAAGATTTGCAAACCGAGACGATTAACGGTAGTTGCGTGGCATGGATTTTGTTAGAAACTCCTAACTTTATTGCCGGATTGTCTAACTTAACTGAGAGAATTAGAAATTTAGTAGAAATTGATGTTTTATTATTTGGACACTTTTACAATAAACATAAATCTTCTCAGCCTTACCCCCTTACTGCTAAATCTGGGGGTGACTTCTCAGAAAATAGCAAGATAGAAATACGGGAAGAAAAAAAAGTCCCTACAGTTGGGGATTTAGAGGCGAATTATGATAATAAAAAAATAATTACACTTGATAATTTAGACGTTAATTCTGAAAGTAACAAAGGAAAATTAACCGTCATTGGACGAAGTAAGTTAGAATCTGTCAATTTAGCCTCTATTTTTACAGATTTTGGCGGAGGAGGTCATAGTAGTGCCGCTTCCTTTTGTTTTCGTTGTGAAAATCCTCAAGATGTGATCGATAATTTATTACATCGCATTAAAAATTTAATTCCTCCTCCCCTCATGGCAAGAGATTTAATGTCATCTCCTGTGCGGACAATTCGCCCTTCCACTACTATAGAAGAAGCTCAACGGATTTTACTACGTTATGGGCATTCAGGTTTATTCGTCGTTAATAGTAAAGCAGAATTGCAAGGGGTTATTTCTCGCCGTGATATTGATTTAGCTTTACATCATGGTTTTTCCCATGCACCTGTTAAGGGTTATATGACAAAAAATGTGCAAGTTATTCATCCTGATACTTCTTTAGGAGAAATTGAGGGGTTGATGGTAAGTAATGATATTGGTAGATTGCCTGTTATTGCCGATAATGAGTTGTTGGGTATTGTTACTCGTACCGATGTTTTAAGGTATCTTCATCAAACTAGGCAAAACATTGATAATTTTACCCAAGAAGAAAATTCTCCTTTGTTATCTTGCCTTTCTCCTTCTTTAGCGAAACATTTACATCCCCCTATTTGGACGTTATTACAACAAGGGGCTAGTTATGCACAAAGTCAAGGATGGCATCTCTATTTAGTAGGTGGTGGGGTTAGAGATTTATTGTTAACAGAAGAATATCAAACTTTTTCTTTACAAGATATTGATTTAGTCGTCGATGGTTTTCACCGCACAGCAATTACAGGGGCAGGAGTAAAATTAGCGGAAGCGTTACAAAGTTTTTATCCTCAAGCCCGACTGAGTATTCATGGAGAGTTTCAGACGGCGGCGTTGTTATGGCATAAAGACGAAATTTTAGATTCATTATGGGTGGACATTGCCACCGCTCGCACGGAATTCTATCCTTATCCAGCGGCCAATCCTGAAGTTGAATCTTCCTCTATTCGTCAAGATTTATATCGTCGAGACTTTACTATTAATGCTTTAGCTATTCGTCTTACTAATCCTCATGGTGGTGAGTTATTAGATTTTTTTGGTGGTTTAGAGGATTTACGATCGAATCTTATCAGAGTTTTGCATCCTAATAGCTTTATTGAAGATCCTACCAGAATTTTTCGGGCGGTAAGATTTGCGGTGAGATTAAATTTCACCATTGAGGCACAAACGAGAGAATATATTAATTATGCTATTTCCTGTGGAGTTTATGAAAGAGTCAGCCTCGAAAAAACCTCTATTCCTGCTTTAACAACTCGTTTAAAAGCAGAGTTAAATTATATTCTTCAAGCTCAATATTGGAAACCTGCTTTAAAATTATTAGCTGAAATTAATGCTTTAAAATGTCTCCATAATAATTGTAAATTGACTCCTCAATTGTGGTGGCAAATTCGTTGTCTCGATCGATGGTTAAAATATTATAATTTAGATGAAAAAAATCAGAAAGTATCTTCTTGGCTATTAAGACTAGAAATTATTTTGGCATCCTTTGAAGAAGGAGTAAAAGTCGCAGAAAATTTGCAATTACCGAAAGATAGTATTGAAAGATTAAAATATCTATCAATTAATAATGAAAAAATTAAAACCGAATTATTTTCTTATCAAAATATCAGTCAAAAAGTAAAATTTTTATCAAGTTATCAATCTATTTCTTTGCTATTAATTGCTGTTAAAAATAATAAAAACATCAGAAGCACTATCTGGAAATATCTAATGAAATGGAGTAAAGTTAAACCTATTTTAAATGGCGATGACTTAAGAAAATTTGGTTATAAACCAAGTAAACAATATAAACAAATATTAACTGAAATACAGGGATTATATTTAGACGGAAAAATCAATAATTTTCAGGAAGCGAAAAACTTGATTTTTAAAAAATATCCTTGTTATTAAAGAAGTTTAATTTTACTTAAATTTTTGATAAAGGTAAAGGAGTATCAGGAACAGAAATTAGGTCAATTAATCCCAATTGGATATAGGGTAACATTAATCTTGTCATTGACATTATATCTTGATTTAATTGTAGGCTTAAATCTCGTAAAGTATTTTTGCCGTTAAACAATTTCATCATGATTTGATAAGTTTTTGGTGAGGTTTTTTGTTTTAGTTGATCTGATTGACGAACTAGGGGACAATCATTAGGAAAACGATCGGCTAATTTTGCACCTTGCCATTTTTGCCAATCTTCCCATGCTTCTACAATAACCTGATCTGCATCAATAAAAACTAATTGACTCGGTAAAGATTGAGAAGTATTTAACTGAAAAACAATTTCCATCGCTTGAGTAACATCGAATAAAATTTCGACAATGGCATTGCGTATAATTTGGCTTAATTGTTGTCTAGTAACTAACTGTTGTTCTAACCAATAATTTAATAACTCATATTCCCAACATTTCTGTAAACTATCTTTATTTAAAGCCTTTTTGTCAATGGAAGGTAAATAAGTAATTAAAGCCGGTGCAAATCTCGTCACATTTCTAATCCATCTTCTTACGGGATGTTTACCGCCAGTTGCATAAATAATTCTTCCTAGGTAAAGATAAAAAGTCCATTCTTCACCTTTGGATGATCCCAATATTAATTCGCCAGTAAACTGAGGTTGTTTGAGAGTTTGAAATAGATTAGACTGTCTTGAACCGATAAATTCTCGAATAGGAACTTTAGGAGATTTGCTGGATTCTGTCATTACTACAATTTACATTCAGTGATTAAGGTTACTAAAATTGATCTTATGATGAACAGTGATGATGAAATAAAATTTACACTAACATTCTTTAGTTTATCTTTATTTGAGCAAGTTCAATAAATATTTTAGGGAATAAAGAAAGATGATGAAAACCAATACAATTCTACAAAATTTGATGAAGGAAGTGGAAATCAACGATTACCTTGAACTAAGTCGTAAAAGTCAGGTTTCAGAATTACAATTTTATCGTTTAGAAAATAATTTACTAGATCATATCCCTTTGGGAGTGTTAAAGAAAATAGCTCAAGTTTTCAATATATCTGTCACCATGTTGATTGAAAAGTTAGAGAATATAGATGATCGAGATTCAGGGACAAAAAATGAGGAATTAACAACCAGTATAATAAATGAATATCAACGGGAAACTATTTCTATTTTAGAGTCTTTGCTATTGCAATTACCAACCTTTAGTTATGCGGTAAAAAATAATCCTGATTTGCCGGCTATTCGTTTGTTACCTTTACTTGAACCACTCAATAAGTTATTATCCTCTTGGGAGATAGACTCGATCGGAAAAGTTGGTGATATAGTTACTTATAATCCTCAAGAACATGAATTAATGGATTATGGTGATGATGATAACCCTACCCAAGTGGAAATACGTTATGTTGGTTATCGTCAAAAAGATAAGTTGTTATACCGTGCTAAAGTAAGCCCTGTAACAATAAACAATGAATAAATTATTAACTTATTTATGGTTTTAAAAGAAATTAATGATACGGAAAGTCTTGTCAAAGGTTTTCAGGCTTTATCGGATAGTAAAAGGATGCAGGTATTAGATTTGTTGCGCACCAGAGAATTATGCGTTTGTGAAATTACGGAAATTTTAGAAATATCTCAATCAAAGTTATCTTTTCATCTCAAAACTTTACGAGAAGCAAATTTAGTTAATACTCGTCAGGAAGGGAAATGGACATACTACAGTATAAATCTAGTCAAAATGGTGGTTTTAGAACAATATTTATCTGAATTTAGACGATCGATCGTGACACTTCCTACTCGCATTTGTCAAGATTAATTGAGAATTTTAAAAGAAACAACTTGATTGTAGAATTAAAAAAATTCAATTACATAACAGTTCTTTTTTGACGGTTTCATTCGCCCGAAATCCCACTAAAACCCCTTGATTATTTTTGACAAATAAAGGTCTTTTTAAAAGCATAGCATCCTGAGCAAAAGCATCGATCCATTGTTCTTGCGTCCATGTATTTTTTTCTTCTCCTAAAGCACGATAAGATAAGCCAGAAGTATTGCGCATCGATTTTATTCCCAAAGATTTTACCCAATTTTCGATCGAATTTTTTGAAGGAGGATGTTCTTTTGTATTGATAAATTGATAATTTACGTTGTTTTCTTCTAACCATGTGAGAGCTTTTTTACAAGTACTACAATTAGGAATTCCATATACTAATAAAGTCATAATTTTGAGTCAGATATTAAATATTTTCAATAAAAGGTGTTAGGTATTAGGTAGTAGATATTAAGTTAAATTAAAACTGCGGGTTTTATAACAATGGAATTTTTAAAATGATTAAGACTATATTTAGGTGATAGCTAATTTATCATAACTACTCTACAAAAGTCATTCTTTATTAAGTTATTTAAGGTTTTTAGATTAAATAGAAAACTCATTTTTGTTAAAAATATCAAGGATTGTTTGTTTTTGTTCATCATCATATCCCCATCGATTTAAAAAGTCTTGATAAACTCCTTTTTTATCTTTTATAGTATTAGTTAAAGAAATTATTTTTTCGTTACTTTGTGGTAAAGATAATTTATTTATTAACATTAAACTTCTTTGAGTAACTCCATAAGATTTTTCCGCCATTTCTAAATTATTATTTCTAGTATGGGTTATTTTCATTGCCGTGGACATTGCCACATTTTTGACTAATAATTCGCTGACAATTTCTGGAGAAGTTTTTAAACCTTCAATAATACCTGATGATACTCCATCGACAATAGAATTTTCATGAGTTAAATAAGTAACAAAAAACCCCCTTGCTCCATTTTCTGTTAAAACTAAAGAAGATACGATCGAGCTTTTTTCTGACTCAGATAATTGAGGTATTTGTTCAATAAAATTTGTGGTTAAATTGATGGCTTCTTCAAAAGTAATATTTTCATGAGCAATTAAATTCATTTTTTTTTTTAATTTTTTCCACATAAAAGTATTATATAACTATCTGATAGAGCTATTTTTGTAGTCAAGATTTACTGCAAAAAACTTTAACTCCCCAAACAAACATTTTTATATGTTATAACAAATCTATAGATATTCTGGTTCAATAAAATGACTTCTTTATCATCTTCACAACAAAATTTTCATATAAGTAATAGAATTACTTTTGGAATGACAACTACAGATATTAATAAACTCGATCGTGTAGGAATTAGTACTTTTATTACAGAACAATTAAACTCCAAAAATATTGATATTTCTGCTAATTTAACTGATAAAATTAATGAGTATCAAGGTTTAAAAATGAATGTCTCAGACATCTTTAAAAACTATTATGTAAAGTATCTTCTCTCTGATGAGGGAAAAGAAAGTTTATCTGATAAACAAAAAAAATACATAAAGCAAGAAAGACGTAAATTTTTTAATGAAACCTTAGATCTAAAGATTTATAAGTCTGTAAATAATCCTCGTCAATTAGAAGAATTAATGACAGATTTTTGGTTTAATCACTTTAACGTTTTTGCCAATAAATTACCGAATTATCAAAGATTTTTAATTCATAATTATGAGACACAAGCAATACAAGCTCATGCTTTAGGGAAATTTCGAGATTTATTACAAGCAACGGCACAACACCCATCAATGTTATATTACTTGGATAACTGGCAAAATGTGAGTCCCAGAGATAAAAAATCCTCTAAAGGTTTAAATGAAAATTATGCGAGGGAATTGATGGAACTCCATACGTTGGGAGTAAATGGAGGCTATACTCAGGAAGATGTTATTAGTTTGGCTCGTATTTTGACAGGATGGGGAATAATGAATCAAAAAACCCCTCAAAATGAAAATGGATTTTATTTTTTTGAAAGTTTACATGATTACGGAGATAAAAATTTTTTAGGTCATACAATCAAAGGTTCTGGTATAGAAGAAGTTTATCAAGCCTTAGATATTTTAGCTTATCATCCTTCAACAGCTAATTATATTAGTTATAAATTAACTCAATTTTTTGTAGCAGATAATCCTCCTAATAGTCTTGTGAAAAAACTTGCTAAAACTTTTCTGGATACTCAGGGAGATATTAAGATTGTGTTAGGAAAATTATTTGATAGTGAAGAATTTTGGGATAGTAAATATTATGGAAATAAATTTAAAACTCCTTATCAATATGTGATTTCTCTTTTAAGAATAAGAAATATAGAAAATCCTCCTTTGACTTCAACAATGGCAACTTTAAGAGATTTAGCCATGTCTCCTTATAATTGTGTAACCCCTGATGGTTATAAAAATATTCAATCAGCATGGTTAAGTCCAGATGCTATGATAAAAAGAGTTAATTTTGCGACTAATATATCTAGTGGTAAAAATGAAAAAATAAATAATAATTCTCAAGTTAATCCTCGTACATTTTTTAAAAACTTTACTGATTTTTTCTCTAGTAAAACGATCGAGCTTATTAAAAATACAGATCAAAAATGGCAGTCAGCTTTAATATTAGGTAGTCCTGAAATGATGTACAAATAACTTTAATAAAAAATTATGAAAAGAAGAACTATTTTACAACAAATGGCATTATTCACTGGTAGCTTAATCATCCCTATCGGTGTTAATAGTTGGGTAGGTAAAACACTAGGAAAAACTGTCTCACAAAAAAAATTAATTGTGGTTTTTCTAAGGGGGGGAGTTGATGGTTTAAATGTAATTGTACCCCATGAAGAAGATGAATATTATGACAATCGCCCGACGATCGCACTTCCAGCCCCTAATGAAAAAAATGGAGTATTAGACTTAGATGGTTATTTTGGTTTAAATCCCGTTTTAAAAGATTTAATGCCATTGTGGGAAAAAAAACAACTGACTTTTGTTCATGGTTGCGGTTTGACAACAAATACTCGATCGCATTTTCAAGCACAATACTATATGGAAAATGGTATTCCCGGCAGTGAAAAAGTCACTCAAGGTTGGATGAATCGTTTATTAGCCATTTTAGGGGAGAAAAATCCCACTCAAGCGGTTAATGTGGGCTCGACAACTCCTCAAATCTTAACTGGTTCTATGCCTGTGGCTAATTTACCTAGAATAAAAGAGAATATCAAAAAACAACCCCTTGATCGTTCAGAAATAAATCAAATTTTTACTCAACTTTACAATGGCAATGATCCCTTAAGTTTGGCTTATCAACAAGGCAAACAAACAAGAGAAATATTTATGAGGGATTTAGAAAAAGACATGATGGAATCATCAAAAAATGCACCTTCTAGTTCTAATTTTGTTCAAGAAGTCAAGCAAATAGCTACTTTAATGAAAGGAGAAGCTAACACTCAGCTAGGCTTTATCGATTTGGGTGAATGGGATACCCATGTAAATCAATCCGCCGCTTTAAATCAACGATTAGCACCTTTAGGAAAAGGATTAGCCACTTTAGTTAAAGAGTTAGGAGATACTTATAATGATACTACTATCGTTGTAATGTCAGAATTTGGACG from Geminocystis sp. NIES-3709 encodes the following:
- a CDS encoding DUF4388 domain-containing protein, whose translation is MTESSKSPKVPIREFIGSRQSNLFQTLKQPQFTGELILGSSKGEEWTFYLYLGRIIYATGGKHPVRRWIRNVTRFAPALITYLPSIDKKALNKDSLQKCWEYELLNYWLEQQLVTRQQLSQIIRNAIVEILFDVTQAMEIVFQLNTSQSLPSQLVFIDADQVIVEAWEDWQKWQGAKLADRFPNDCPLVRQSDQLKQKTSPKTYQIMMKLFNGKNTLRDLSLQLNQDIMSMTRLMLPYIQLGLIDLISVPDTPLPLSKI
- a CDS encoding helix-turn-helix transcriptional regulator, with amino-acid sequence MVLKEINDTESLVKGFQALSDSKRMQVLDLLRTRELCVCEITEILEISQSKLSFHLKTLREANLVNTRQEGKWTYYSINLVKMVVLEQYLSEFRRSIVTLPTRICQD
- a CDS encoding DUF29 domain-containing protein, which produces MTQVTDKIDLKSLYEIDDHLWLEKTVDLLKEKRFNDLDLENLIEELESLSKRDKARVASLLEQIIRHLLMLQYWSKEYDRNSNHWKVEIISFRNQLDNNLTNNLIIYLEKELDKIYSKVLRYVKQKTENIVDFPDTCPYSLEQILDDDYF
- a CDS encoding peroxiredoxin — encoded protein: MGIQVGQKAPDFTATSVINQDFRTLKLSDYLSQYVILFFYPLDFTFVCPTEIIAFSDRHDEFKALNTEILGVSVDSEFAHLAWIQTERKQGGIGDINYPLISDLKKEISTAYNVLEPNAGVALRGLFIIDRNGIIQHITVNNLSFGRSVDETLRVLKAIQYVQSHDNEVCPVGWQEGDKTMNPDPVKSKVYFSTVEKETRNEAT
- a CDS encoding CBS domain-containing protein, with protein sequence MDLILCHQTADFDALGAAVGLTKLHQGAKIVLTGGAHPSVRRFLALHRDEFDLIEFRSVNPQKIRRLFIVDTNQFDRLGKVVEWLHLEHLESITIYDHHEENHPSKNEHIKATTIKHIKKVASCASLICEFLQQNGITLTNIEATVMALGIHVDTGSLTFEQTTPRDAAALAWLMSQGVNMRTLGEYVEPSLSPQLQELLPKVLKDLQTETINGSCVAWILLETPNFIAGLSNLTERIRNLVEIDVLLFGHFYNKHKSSQPYPLTAKSGGDFSENSKIEIREEKKVPTVGDLEANYDNKKIITLDNLDVNSESNKGKLTVIGRSKLESVNLASIFTDFGGGGHSSAASFCFRCENPQDVIDNLLHRIKNLIPPPLMARDLMSSPVRTIRPSTTIEEAQRILLRYGHSGLFVVNSKAELQGVISRRDIDLALHHGFSHAPVKGYMTKNVQVIHPDTSLGEIEGLMVSNDIGRLPVIADNELLGIVTRTDVLRYLHQTRQNIDNFTQEENSPLLSCLSPSLAKHLHPPIWTLLQQGASYAQSQGWHLYLVGGGVRDLLLTEEYQTFSLQDIDLVVDGFHRTAITGAGVKLAEALQSFYPQARLSIHGEFQTAALLWHKDEILDSLWVDIATARTEFYPYPAANPEVESSSIRQDLYRRDFTINALAIRLTNPHGGELLDFFGGLEDLRSNLIRVLHPNSFIEDPTRIFRAVRFAVRLNFTIEAQTREYINYAISCGVYERVSLEKTSIPALTTRLKAELNYILQAQYWKPALKLLAEINALKCLHNNCKLTPQLWWQIRCLDRWLKYYNLDEKNQKVSSWLLRLEIILASFEEGVKVAENLQLPKDSIERLKYLSINNEKIKTELFSYQNISQKVKFLSSYQSISLLLIAVKNNKNIRSTIWKYLMKWSKVKPILNGDDLRKFGYKPSKQYKQILTEIQGLYLDGKINNFQEAKNLIFKKYPCY
- a CDS encoding radical SAM protein; protein product: MNKESISPKKKKSIWQLAKESIIDGGPSMCQFAITSACNATCGFCNFAVDKMPIEQRRYVSLEEAKQAAEILYENGVYFIIYVGGEPMLHPHLMEIITHASSIGMAPMLVTNASLLTKDRIDELAKTGLVSVIISIDASEVTKHEQNRGLRGVCDRIKLANQHFKKYNISTTASVTMSRLIDDYKQLPPFLESLGFDSVTFSYPLTTLASSYLGYAESNLVDYTKEELDQRFEAIKALKKEFHVVNPTASIEDMQRHLKGETENFGCLGGWKFFYLDWFLNLYRCHNWAEPMCHITEFDGSQRIRDNCTACMMDCYRDSSVMQHIAVSVSDGVQALRKGNLKEAFNHWFNHNNLISLRSVIEEAKWLKTIDN
- a CDS encoding helix-turn-helix transcriptional regulator yields the protein MMKTNTILQNLMKEVEINDYLELSRKSQVSELQFYRLENNLLDHIPLGVLKKIAQVFNISVTMLIEKLENIDDRDSGTKNEELTTSIINEYQRETISILESLLLQLPTFSYAVKNNPDLPAIRLLPLLEPLNKLLSSWEIDSIGKVGDIVTYNPQEHELMDYGDDDNPTQVEIRYVGYRQKDKLLYRAKVSPVTINNE
- a CDS encoding Spx/MgsR family RNA polymerase-binding regulatory protein; this translates as MTLLVYGIPNCSTCKKALTWLEENNVNYQFINTKEHPPSKNSIENWVKSLGIKSMRNTSGLSYRALGEEKNTWTQEQWIDAFAQDAMLLKRPLFVKNNQGVLVGFRANETVKKELLCN
- a CDS encoding DUF1800 domain-containing protein — encoded protein: MTSLSSSQQNFHISNRITFGMTTTDINKLDRVGISTFITEQLNSKNIDISANLTDKINEYQGLKMNVSDIFKNYYVKYLLSDEGKESLSDKQKKYIKQERRKFFNETLDLKIYKSVNNPRQLEELMTDFWFNHFNVFANKLPNYQRFLIHNYETQAIQAHALGKFRDLLQATAQHPSMLYYLDNWQNVSPRDKKSSKGLNENYARELMELHTLGVNGGYTQEDVISLARILTGWGIMNQKTPQNENGFYFFESLHDYGDKNFLGHTIKGSGIEEVYQALDILAYHPSTANYISYKLTQFFVADNPPNSLVKKLAKTFLDTQGDIKIVLGKLFDSEEFWDSKYYGNKFKTPYQYVISLLRIRNIENPPLTSTMATLRDLAMSPYNCVTPDGYKNIQSAWLSPDAMIKRVNFATNISSGKNEKINNNSQVNPRTFFKNFTDFFSSKTIELIKNTDQKWQSALILGSPEMMYK